One genomic window of Trichlorobacter lovleyi includes the following:
- a CDS encoding PAS domain-containing hybrid sensor histidine kinase/response regulator has protein sequence MRRRSDQPESWDEQRDRIIGLGEHSARKSYYPELKSQLQQLDEARKSLVKLNSFLQAVMDAATEIAIIVITPEGGISLFNRGAEKLLGYRADEVVGLVSPLLFHLATEVATVKSGCGVTPDWFSIYAEPAARGESRKQEWTFVHKDGHQIPVELVVTAICEEERITGYLSMVTDISERKQAEEQLRQSEQKYASMFHMMPDTVGVSRMSDGTFIEVNASFERATGWNKEELIGRSSLEIGLWEPEVRSRTLDIVRSQGRLENHEFVMTTKSGGKRHALMYMAPIFINGEPCLYFIARDITDQLRANQDLKSERTRLYTLLQTIPDLIWLKDPDGVFLMCNSRFEQLLGAKEAEIVGKTDYDFVDKELADFFREHDQKALAAAGPSVNEEWVTFAVDGHRELLETIKTPMRDEEGRLIGVLGIARNITDIREAQENLRDSEQRYRHLFEQNPAPMLIYERGTFQMLAVNEAFLHHYGYSAEDVAHLRLPDLYPAEEKERIITVANSLVGHANAGEWHHCRKDGSLLSIVATSHDLIYKGHTARVAVITDITERKQAEEELNRYRLHLEELVKTRTAELEAARDSAQAADQAKSEFLANMSHEIRTPMNAVIGMIHLTLKTEMSPKQRDYLRKAGFAADSLLGIIDDILDFSKVEAGKLELEQHQFLLGEVLDTVTSIVGIKAHEKGLEFLLKIAPEVPVQLVGDPLRLGQILINLCNNAVKFTGQGEIFVAIELLDCRENNRVMLRFSVHDNGIGMTPEQLDKLFTPFTQADASSTRRFGGTGLGLAISKQLVLLMGGEIGAESVPDKGSVFFFTACFGIGNSPALQRPELPPELQRMKLLVLDDSARSRDILEGVFSSLGCRAELAGSVQEGLGCLERSEQPYDLLLLDDSPSGLDGFAVARQVRRMSPLHHQPKIIMITGYGNEETHKQVVEEGLDGCLTRPVTVLSLLDAVVAAFERDTRTEPAGLPVGETAGDNGCYGQLRGMRVLLVEDNDMNQQVACELLTSAGIEVTVADNGRMAVELAAQHRFDAILMDVQMPIMDGYEASRLIRADQACRNLPIIAMTAHAMPHDRQRCLDSGMNDYVSKPINPQELYRTLERWVRVASGNPDQQQTARAAGADRAVLLPDSLPGIAMEIGLQCMNGKKTFYRTMLLQFLTSKAGTARELQALLAAGDRGTAARVAHSMKSVAGMIGALELMAAAQKLEQGLDSDAGDAGPLLERFEKELSLVIAGLESAFATDQAN, from the coding sequence ATGCGGCGGCGTTCTGATCAACCGGAAAGCTGGGATGAACAGCGTGACCGGATCATCGGCCTAGGGGAGCATTCTGCGCGCAAGAGCTATTACCCCGAACTCAAGTCGCAGCTGCAGCAACTGGACGAGGCCAGAAAATCTCTGGTCAAACTCAACTCCTTTCTTCAGGCGGTCATGGATGCTGCAACCGAGATCGCCATCATTGTCATTACTCCGGAAGGCGGGATCTCTCTTTTCAATCGAGGTGCGGAAAAACTGCTTGGGTACCGCGCAGATGAGGTGGTGGGGCTGGTCTCACCGCTGCTGTTTCACCTGGCCACAGAGGTAGCGACAGTAAAAAGCGGCTGCGGTGTCACTCCCGATTGGTTTTCGATCTATGCAGAACCGGCTGCCCGCGGTGAGTCCCGTAAGCAGGAATGGACCTTTGTCCATAAGGATGGTCATCAGATCCCGGTTGAACTGGTGGTTACCGCTATCTGCGAAGAAGAGCGGATCACCGGCTACCTCAGCATGGTGACCGACATCAGCGAGCGGAAGCAGGCGGAGGAACAGCTGCGCCAGTCAGAACAGAAATATGCCAGCATGTTTCATATGATGCCGGATACGGTGGGTGTCAGCCGTATGTCGGACGGCACCTTCATTGAGGTGAATGCCAGTTTTGAACGGGCAACGGGGTGGAACAAAGAAGAGTTGATCGGCCGCAGCTCTTTGGAAATCGGGCTGTGGGAACCGGAGGTCCGTTCCAGGACCCTGGATATCGTCCGGAGTCAGGGGCGGCTGGAGAACCATGAATTCGTCATGACGACAAAGTCCGGGGGAAAACGGCATGCCCTGATGTATATGGCCCCGATCTTCATCAATGGAGAACCCTGCCTCTACTTTATAGCCCGGGATATCACCGATCAGCTTCGTGCCAATCAGGATCTGAAAAGTGAGCGGACCCGCCTGTACACGCTGTTGCAGACCATCCCTGATCTGATCTGGCTGAAAGACCCGGACGGGGTTTTTTTGATGTGCAACTCCCGTTTTGAACAGCTTCTGGGGGCTAAAGAAGCGGAGATTGTGGGGAAAACCGATTACGATTTTGTCGATAAAGAGTTGGCTGATTTTTTCCGGGAGCATGACCAGAAGGCACTTGCTGCCGCAGGGCCCAGCGTCAATGAGGAGTGGGTTACCTTTGCCGTTGATGGTCACCGCGAACTGCTTGAAACCATCAAGACGCCGATGCGGGATGAGGAAGGCAGGCTGATTGGCGTTCTGGGGATTGCGCGGAACATAACCGATATCAGAGAGGCCCAGGAGAACCTGCGGGACAGTGAACAGCGTTACCGGCATCTCTTTGAGCAGAACCCGGCACCGATGCTGATCTATGAGCGGGGTACCTTTCAGATGCTGGCGGTTAACGAGGCCTTCCTGCACCACTATGGCTACAGCGCTGAAGATGTGGCGCATCTGCGTCTACCGGACCTTTATCCGGCTGAGGAAAAAGAACGCATCATTACGGTGGCCAACAGTCTGGTGGGACATGCCAATGCCGGTGAATGGCATCACTGCCGCAAAGACGGCAGCCTGCTGAGCATTGTTGCCACATCCCATGACCTGATCTACAAGGGGCACACTGCCCGGGTGGCCGTTATCACCGATATCACCGAGCGCAAACAGGCGGAAGAGGAGTTGAACCGCTACCGTCTGCATCTCGAGGAGCTGGTCAAGACCCGTACTGCCGAGCTGGAGGCGGCCCGGGACTCGGCACAGGCAGCTGATCAGGCCAAAAGCGAATTTTTGGCAAACATGTCCCATGAAATCCGTACGCCGATGAACGCAGTAATCGGAATGATCCATCTGACCCTGAAAACTGAAATGTCGCCCAAACAGCGCGATTATTTACGCAAAGCCGGCTTTGCCGCAGACTCTCTGCTGGGAATTATTGATGATATTCTCGATTTCTCAAAGGTTGAGGCCGGCAAGCTGGAGCTTGAACAGCATCAGTTTTTGCTGGGCGAGGTGTTGGATACGGTTACCAGTATCGTCGGTATCAAGGCCCATGAGAAGGGGCTTGAATTCCTGTTGAAGATCGCCCCCGAGGTGCCTGTGCAACTGGTTGGCGACCCGTTGCGGCTGGGCCAGATACTGATCAACCTCTGCAATAATGCCGTAAAGTTTACCGGACAGGGGGAGATCTTTGTCGCTATCGAGCTGCTGGACTGCCGGGAAAACAACCGGGTCATGCTGCGTTTCTCGGTGCATGATAACGGCATCGGTATGACGCCTGAACAACTTGACAAACTGTTTACTCCCTTTACCCAGGCCGATGCCTCCAGTACCCGTCGTTTTGGCGGTACCGGACTGGGGCTTGCCATCAGCAAGCAGCTGGTGTTGCTGATGGGGGGCGAAATCGGGGCCGAGTCGGTACCGGACAAAGGCAGCGTCTTCTTCTTTACGGCCTGTTTTGGCATCGGTAACAGCCCGGCACTGCAACGACCAGAGCTGCCGCCTGAGTTGCAGCGGATGAAGCTGCTGGTTCTGGACGACAGTGCCCGCTCACGGGATATCCTTGAGGGGGTGTTCAGCTCACTGGGCTGCCGGGCAGAACTGGCCGGATCAGTACAGGAGGGCTTGGGCTGCCTTGAACGGTCAGAGCAGCCGTATGATCTGCTGCTGCTGGATGACAGCCCGTCAGGCCTGGACGGTTTTGCCGTTGCCCGGCAGGTCAGGCGTATGTCGCCGCTGCACCATCAACCCAAAATCATCATGATTACCGGCTATGGCAATGAGGAAACGCACAAACAGGTTGTTGAAGAGGGGCTTGACGGCTGTCTGACCAGGCCGGTCACCGTGCTGTCTCTTTTGGATGCCGTGGTGGCTGCCTTTGAACGTGATACCCGCACAGAACCGGCCGGGTTGCCGGTGGGTGAAACGGCCGGAGACAATGGGTGTTACGGGCAATTGCGTGGTATGCGGGTTTTGCTGGTTGAGGATAACGACATGAATCAGCAGGTGGCCTGTGAGCTGCTGACATCAGCCGGCATCGAGGTCACGGTGGCGGATAATGGCCGTATGGCTGTGGAGCTGGCGGCTCAGCACCGCTTTGATGCCATACTGATGGATGTTCAGATGCCGATTATGGACGGCTATGAAGCCAGCCGCCTGATTCGTGCCGACCAGGCTTGCCGGAATCTGCCGATCATTGCCATGACCGCCCATGCCATGCCCCATGACCGGCAGCGTTGCCTGGACAGCGGGATGAACGATTACGTCAGTAAACCGATCAACCCCCAGGAACTGTATCGCACCCTGGAACGATGGGTGCGGGTCGCTTCCGGCAACCCTGACCAACAGCAGACGGCCAGGGCAGCCGGCGCTGACAGAGCGGTGCTGCTACCGGACAGCCTGCCCGGTATCGCCATGGAAATCGGGCTGCAATGCATGAATGGTAAAAAAACATTCTACCGTACGATGCTGCTGCAGTTTCTGACGAGTAAGGCAGGTACCGCCAGAGAGCTGCAGGCGCTGTTGGCAGCCGGAGACAGAGGAACGGCCGCCCGGGTTGCCCATTCCATGAAGTCGGTCGCAGGGATGATTGGTGCCCTGGAGCTGATGGCTGCCGCCCAGAAGCTGGAGCAGGGGTTGGATTCAGATGCCGGGGATGCCGGGCCGTTGCTTGAACGGTTTGAGAAGGAGCTGTCCCTTGTTATTGCGGGGCTGGAGTCTGCCTTCGCAACCGATCAGGCCAACTGA
- a CDS encoding amidohydrolase family protein: MSATLLYTASWLYSPGQTSIAGGAVAVRDGRIVEIGTAGELIAGYGRPTGDYPGCVIMPGFVNAHTHLELTHFPAWRLRDGLDYHPHRFVDWIIQMIKVRRGVTLEEACVSLKAGVNACLRAGTTSVGDIVTSADLLSAYAGSSIGGRIYLELIGQDRQIFEPRLARVMEAVRTVDGIRQPGLSPHAPYTLNSSLLADIATAARQGDLPLSLHLAESRDESDLLFDSSGPLAEEMYPLVGWQDFLPSPRRTTPAGFFDGGGLLGPSTLAVHGVQLTPADAALLKERGVTICLCPRSNERLAVGTAPVHLFKKLGIPLCLGTDSLASNDSLSLWDEIRFALDCYRGELGPEKLLEMATKGGAAGIGLAGHVGSLEAGKRADFQLVELDGVCTAERLLETGRVRGVCLEGVSVFGGAAEPVSGTEI; the protein is encoded by the coding sequence ATGTCTGCTACCTTGCTCTACACGGCCTCATGGCTGTATTCACCCGGCCAGACCTCGATTGCCGGAGGCGCCGTTGCTGTACGGGACGGCCGCATTGTTGAGATTGGTACTGCCGGGGAACTGATTGCCGGGTACGGGCGACCAACGGGCGATTATCCCGGCTGCGTGATCATGCCCGGTTTTGTCAATGCCCATACCCATCTTGAACTGACTCATTTCCCGGCCTGGCGTCTGCGGGACGGGCTGGATTATCACCCGCACCGTTTTGTGGACTGGATCATCCAGATGATCAAGGTGCGGCGCGGCGTGACACTTGAAGAGGCCTGTGTGTCCCTCAAGGCCGGTGTCAATGCCTGCCTGCGGGCTGGTACCACCTCGGTCGGTGATATTGTCACCTCTGCTGATCTGCTGTCCGCCTATGCCGGCTCCTCCATTGGCGGGCGGATCTACCTGGAGCTGATCGGGCAGGACCGGCAGATCTTTGAGCCGCGTCTGGCCAGGGTGATGGAGGCGGTCAGGACGGTTGACGGCATACGTCAGCCGGGTCTCTCGCCGCACGCCCCCTACACCCTGAACAGCAGCCTGCTGGCGGACATCGCCACCGCTGCAAGGCAGGGGGATCTGCCGCTTTCGCTGCACCTGGCTGAATCCCGTGATGAATCCGATCTGCTGTTTGACTCGTCCGGGCCCTTGGCTGAAGAGATGTATCCGCTGGTTGGCTGGCAGGACTTCCTGCCGTCACCCCGCAGGACCACGCCAGCCGGTTTTTTTGATGGCGGCGGCCTGCTGGGGCCTTCAACCCTGGCGGTGCACGGGGTACAGCTGACCCCGGCTGATGCTGCCCTGCTGAAGGAACGCGGGGTCACCATCTGCCTCTGTCCGCGCAGCAATGAACGGCTTGCGGTCGGCACGGCACCGGTGCACCTCTTTAAGAAACTGGGTATTCCGCTCTGTCTGGGCACTGACTCGCTGGCCAGCAATGATTCGCTGTCCCTGTGGGATGAGATCCGTTTTGCCCTGGATTGCTACAGAGGGGAGCTGGGGCCGGAGAAACTGCTGGAGATGGCAACCAAAGGTGGTGCAGCAGGCATCGGTCTGGCCGGCCATGTCGGCTCGTTGGAGGCAGGTAAGCGGGCTGATTTTCAGCTGGTAGAGCTTGACGGTGTCTGTACGGCCGAGCGGCTGCTGGAAACCGGCAGGGTCAGAGGTGTCTGCCTGGAGGGTGTCTCTGTGTTCGGTGGTGCTGCAGAACCGGTGTCTGGCACTGAAATCTGA
- a CDS encoding methyl-accepting chemotaxis protein, producing MAWFRNLKVGVKLVSGFVLVAVIAAIVGAIGIVKINQINDANAVMYEKMTVPLGDLGTISVNFQRIRINLRDAVEAKDPAQRQNYVEAIAKLRQEMVAHAEKVEKTLLTEEGRKIFNEFKESRNMYDSIIDKINELDAVGKYDEAKALMHGEAFKAATHEQKLLNQLVESKKKQAKLNSDSNDQVAAAATKLMIGVIAIAVALAVFLGVVISRMITVPLSGAVTVAERLAEGDLTARISVNSKDEVGQLEAAMAHMLESLRNLVGQTVQISAGIASASSQLHSTSEQIATGAEEVAAQTGTVATASEEMAATSSDIARNCHAAADSAGVAAATTESGFAIVKHTVDGIRTRGEHTRENARIISNLGERSEQIGAIVGTIEDIADQTNLLALNAAIEAARAGEMGRGFAVVADEVRALAERTTKATKEISEMIRSIQQETKVAITSMEEGVKGTEKGAAEAAQLETSLQQILEQVNDVTMQVSQIATAAEEQTATTGEVTTNIHQITEVVQQTASGAEETAAAAAQLAGQAQDLQNLVSKFRL from the coding sequence ATGGCGTGGTTCAGAAATCTGAAAGTTGGAGTTAAGTTGGTATCCGGTTTTGTTCTGGTCGCTGTTATTGCAGCAATAGTTGGCGCTATCGGTATTGTTAAAATTAATCAGATTAATGATGCAAATGCCGTGATGTACGAAAAAATGACTGTGCCTTTGGGGGATTTGGGGACTATTTCAGTGAATTTCCAGCGTATCAGAATCAATCTGCGAGATGCAGTTGAGGCCAAAGACCCTGCTCAACGTCAGAATTACGTGGAGGCTATTGCTAAACTGCGCCAGGAGATGGTTGCACATGCTGAAAAGGTTGAGAAGACCCTTCTGACAGAAGAGGGCCGTAAGATATTTAATGAATTTAAAGAGTCGCGTAATATGTATGACAGCATTATTGATAAGATAAATGAACTTGATGCTGTTGGTAAATATGATGAAGCCAAGGCCTTGATGCATGGTGAGGCCTTCAAGGCGGCCACGCATGAGCAGAAACTGCTGAATCAACTGGTTGAGTCTAAAAAGAAGCAGGCCAAACTGAATTCAGACAGTAATGATCAGGTTGCAGCTGCAGCTACAAAGCTGATGATCGGGGTGATTGCAATTGCTGTGGCCCTGGCAGTGTTTCTGGGGGTGGTTATTTCACGTATGATTACGGTTCCGTTGTCCGGCGCGGTTACCGTTGCCGAACGCCTTGCGGAAGGTGATCTGACGGCTCGGATTAGCGTAAACTCAAAAGATGAAGTTGGCCAGTTGGAAGCGGCCATGGCCCACATGCTCGAGAGTCTGCGTAATCTGGTGGGGCAGACGGTCCAGATCTCTGCCGGGATCGCTTCAGCCTCCAGCCAGTTGCACAGCACCTCTGAACAGATTGCCACCGGTGCCGAAGAGGTGGCTGCCCAGACCGGCACCGTTGCCACAGCCAGCGAAGAGATGGCCGCCACCAGCAGCGACATCGCCCGTAACTGCCATGCTGCTGCCGATAGCGCCGGTGTGGCCGCTGCCACAACGGAAAGCGGTTTTGCAATTGTCAAACATACCGTCGATGGTATCCGGACCCGCGGCGAGCACACCCGTGAGAATGCCAGGATTATATCAAACCTGGGGGAACGTTCTGAACAGATCGGCGCCATTGTCGGCACCATTGAGGATATTGCCGACCAGACCAACCTGCTGGCCCTGAATGCGGCTATTGAGGCGGCCCGGGCCGGCGAGATGGGGCGCGGTTTTGCGGTGGTGGCCGATGAGGTGCGCGCCTTGGCAGAGCGGACCACCAAGGCCACCAAGGAGATCAGTGAGATGATCCGCAGCATTCAGCAAGAGACCAAAGTGGCCATCACCTCCATGGAGGAAGGGGTCAAAGGTACGGAAAAGGGGGCTGCCGAGGCGGCTCAGCTTGAAACCTCGCTGCAACAGATCCTGGAGCAGGTTAATGATGTCACCATGCAGGTCAGTCAGATCGCTACGGCAGCTGAAGAGCAGACCGCCACCACCGGTGAGGTGACCACCAATATCCATCAGATCACCGAAGTGGTGCAACAGACCGCCAGTGGTGCCGAAGAAACTGCCGCCGCCGCTGCACAGCTGGCAGGACAGGCCCAGGATCTGCAGAACCTGGTCAGCAAGTTCAGGTTGTAA
- a CDS encoding diguanylate cyclase, producing MDLQPPPITALVLDDNRNTRRRIVSDLEQSGLFHRITEAVDGLDGFKQVSENAPDLILCDLEMPRIDGLRFLQMIRSKEETKDIPVLILTGRTERSLRLKGLSEGANDFLLIPYDPEELIARVKLHLKSKELEKNLKKRNMELELLTHKDPLTGAFNRRYLSMSLDSEIMRHARTGEALSLLMLDIDHFKDINDTYGHHAGDLVLQRVTKRLTEGLREYDLLARYGGEEFVVVLPSTSPTEAEMVAQRLLQGIHRLTFSDTLAGTAVTVSIGVISHSANSVISAAELLSRADTALYRAKQSGRNRVVTYDNGLSTVSATA from the coding sequence ATGGACCTGCAGCCCCCACCCATAACGGCCCTTGTGCTGGATGACAACCGGAACACACGGCGCAGAATCGTCTCAGATCTTGAACAGAGCGGGCTTTTCCACCGGATAACCGAAGCGGTGGACGGGCTTGACGGATTCAAGCAAGTATCGGAAAACGCGCCTGACCTGATCCTCTGCGACCTTGAGATGCCCCGCATTGATGGCCTCAGATTCCTGCAGATGATCCGCTCCAAGGAGGAGACCAAAGATATCCCGGTGCTGATCCTGACCGGTCGTACCGAGCGTTCGCTGCGCCTGAAAGGGTTATCAGAGGGGGCCAACGACTTTTTACTGATCCCCTATGACCCGGAGGAACTGATCGCCAGGGTCAAGCTGCACCTCAAGTCAAAAGAGTTGGAAAAGAATCTGAAAAAGCGGAACATGGAGCTGGAGCTGCTGACCCACAAAGATCCTCTGACCGGCGCTTTTAACCGCAGATACCTCAGCATGTCGCTGGACTCCGAGATCATGCGGCACGCCCGTACGGGCGAGGCGCTTTCCCTTCTGATGCTGGACATTGACCACTTCAAAGATATCAATGACACCTACGGACATCATGCCGGCGACCTGGTCCTGCAGCGTGTAACGAAACGGCTTACAGAAGGGCTGCGCGAGTATGATCTGCTGGCACGCTACGGTGGTGAAGAGTTCGTGGTCGTGCTGCCGAGCACCAGCCCCACTGAAGCAGAAATGGTGGCACAGCGCCTGCTTCAGGGCATTCACAGGCTGACCTTTTCCGACACCCTGGCCGGGACGGCAGTAACTGTCAGTATCGGAGTCATCAGCCACAGCGCCAACAGCGTCATAAGCGCTGCAGAGCTGTTATCCCGGGCTGATACGGCGCTCTACCGGGCCAAACAGAGTGGAAGAAATCGCGTGGTTACTTACGATAACGGCCTGAGCACCGTTTCTGCAACCGCTTAG